TTTCAATCACCACAATTCTCTTCTAAATACGGAGAAACAATACCGTCTAATGGACCTCGCAACCCCCGTTGCAAATAACAGTTCCGTCCTCTGACGGCAACCTTTCGAGTTATAACTTGTATACTTCGACCATTCAGGGCATATATAGTGAACGTATTCACGGTTTACTATTCTCTACTGATTTTATAAATTAATCTTTTATAGCCAGTGAATGGCGTTTGTGAAGGACGCTACGCTTTTGCCCAACGGAAAATGTTCctatcttttcttcttttctttcctaTGCTTCCCCTACTTGCATACTTTTCGCATTTAATATTTCTGCATACATTCCTCTTCTTCTTACATCTTTGTTAACCCTTTCTTCCCCTTTCTTCccccttttagtcgcctcttacgacaagcaggggatactgtgggtgtattctgatccccaccgcacagggatatACAGGATCATTCACTACTCgtatgacaaatttttacagctgatattacacctcaaaagcaacaaaaaagttcatataaacctaAGTCCGATTTATAAAAATGTCAGAGAAAATTGGGACTTTTGTTTTTTTCAGAGCAATGGCAGTTtcactcatattattgattTTTATTGAACAGAGAaagtaagataaattatatcacCCGCTTTAGAAgtaggagagagaaagatatataagaaagttaTAAGGAAGAGTGAGATAGATTAAACTAACCCTTCTctcgaacccctggcgccatctctgtgaaaagtgctcaaactggtcgcacacaattatcgacagcgaagtacactactgaagaactattagcgccatctctgcggagggtagtgaaactaattaccgacctagTTTCAGCTtccctccaagagatggcgctagtgcttcagtagttcacttcactgttgataatgctgtgcgaccagtttgagcacttttcacagagatggcgccaggggttctagagtagggtcctcattatctgtctcactcttccttatagctttcttatatatctttctctctcttacctctaaagcgggatatATAAAGTATCTTAGTCTATTAATtgaatgaaaattaaaaaatttctttatttaatcagtgtactctaaaattctgtaacTAATATCAGGGAGAGAAGCGGAAACGAAATCAGCAAGGCAATAGACGTGTAATATACAAGATGATTCACTAttcgtgtgacaaatttttacagctttATCTAACTCCGCTATCTTTTAAACAGATTCAAACGTACCTAAGTCTTGTAATCTAATTTCTGTACTCTTCTTACTACTTGTACACTATTAGTAAAAAATATTAATGTATATTTGACAAACAGCAAGTTTATTAAAGTCTTCGtatgtatacaaaacacttgcaTGTAGTATGATTTTTGTGAAAAAGCGGAGTATGCACATAAAGAATTTTTATCATAAAATAAAGTATCTAATATTAAAAAAATGGTGTTTTGAGAACAGAAATATTATACATCGTGATTTATTTTGCGTTCGTTAATCCCAACTTTTGATACGTAATTCAGGTTCTAAAATGCTCCAGTTTGGTGAATGCTTCTCATTAGATAACCAGTTAAAGTCGTCGACACAATTCCAGTTATTTATTTTTGGATCAAGTCCAGCTAGATTAAAGTGATTTGCTTGATCTTCGTAAGTCCAGTTATACGGTGCTACACGTACTTTTGTACAATCTTCTATAATCGATCTGCTTGTAACATGTAAATAAATAGTACAATCCATGGAAGAATGTAATCGAAGTTGCTGACACGCAAAGGCAAATACACATTCACTACAGTCATGGACAAATACAGAAGAAGTTACCGGTCCAACTAATACAGTACACTGTTTCAAGTTTACCATGTGCAAAGTACTAGGTGTGCCATAAATTCTTACTGTACAATGGATTAAATCAGAAAGTAAAATATCATTTTTATTCACATTTTCAGCATCCAAAACTAATTGTTCATTAATTTTTCCCAATAACATACATGCACTATCTCCATATTTGCTTGATAATTTATGATTCTGTTTTGCGGAACCATTCACAATTCCTTCTGATATTTTCAAATCCTTTAAGCCATCAGTTATATCATGCGTCTTGTCGGATGTTTTCTTTACAACCCTCCGATTTTTAAAACCAAACTTCTTTTTAGGTAGCAACTTCATTTCCAATTCAGATGCTTCACTTTCTAGTAGTTGTAAATTCTCTTGTGCTCTTCTAATATCGTACACTTTCAAAAACATCTTCGATTGTGATAAGTAATTTTTAAGCATTTGAATTTCCTTATTCGCCTTATCGAATATTCCAGGAAGAGCTGATATTGGAGCACTAGGTGCATCATCTAACATTTCTTTGACTTTTTTGCACGAGGAATAAAAAGTATCCTTGAAATAACTACTTTGTTCGGATTCAACAGCCAACGATTGCCTTTCTTCTCTTCGtctttcaataatatttttcctttcGCGATCTCTTTTGGTAATACGATCTGGTAAACTACCTTCTATGAGAGTGGGAGAATCCATATTGCACTTTATTTGCTGTTTCGTCTAAGACTTATATCCTGTGTGTCATTCAGTTTTGAATGTACTACCTTTCATAACAAAGTTATTTTCACAAATAATTTATTGTAACACTGTCAAGAGTTTTATACTTGAAGCCTTTCGGGCGAAAACTGAAAAATATAAGAAATATGTTTCATTTTTATACAAACAGCTGATTAAAAACATCATatttacgaggaatatatatgtaatataaataAGAATACTAAATGTTCAGAAAAGCTACATTTTCTAAACAATATCTAATTAAAGTAAGTTATAAAAGTCCAAagaattttataaaataaaaatcaatCATAATCAAACCTGTAGAGTATACTTTATGTATGATGTGTATATCAGATCATACAAATACCTTTTCTTTAGAAGAATCAATTTGTGAAGAATATCTTAAAC
The window above is part of the Xylocopa sonorina isolate GNS202 chromosome 3, iyXylSono1_principal, whole genome shotgun sequence genome. Proteins encoded here:
- the Tbcc gene encoding tubulin-binding cofactor C; its protein translation is MDSPTLIEGSLPDRITKRDRERKNIIERRREERQSLAVESEQSSYFKDTFYSSCKKVKEMLDDAPSAPISALPGIFDKANKEIQMLKNYLSQSKMFLKVYDIRRAQENLQLLESEASELEMKLLPKKKFGFKNRRVVKKTSDKTHDITDGLKDLKISEGIVNGSAKQNHKLSSKYGDSACMLLGKINEQLVLDAENVNKNDILLSDLIHCTVRIYGTPSTLHMVNLKQCTVLVGPVTSSVFVHDCSECVFAFACQQLRLHSSMDCTIYLHVTSRSIIEDCTKVRVAPYNWTYEDQANHFNLAGLDPKINNWNCVDDFNWLSNEKHSPNWSILEPELRIKSWD